The Methylomarinum vadi genome has a window encoding:
- the rplU gene encoding 50S ribosomal protein L21, whose translation MYAVIQTGGKQYRVEEGATLKIEKLELGTGDSVEFDKVLMVQSDDAVKIGQPYVEGGKVTAEVVSQGRHKKVKIIKFRRRKHHMKQMGHRQYYTEVKITGISA comes from the coding sequence ATGTATGCGGTAATTCAAACAGGTGGTAAACAGTACCGAGTCGAAGAAGGTGCGACCTTAAAAATAGAAAAGCTTGAACTGGGAACGGGTGACAGCGTTGAGTTTGATAAAGTGCTGATGGTGCAATCAGACGATGCTGTTAAAATCGGTCAGCCTTATGTCGAAGGCGGCAAGGTGACTGCCGAGGTCGTTTCCCAAGGCAGGCATAAAAAAGTTAAGATCATTAAATTCAGAAGACGTAAGCACCACATGAAACAAATGGGTCATCGTCAATACTACACAGAAGTCAAAATTACTGGTATTTCTGCATAA
- the murJ gene encoding murein biosynthesis integral membrane protein MurJ, with product MSRQLFKSTAIVSSMTMISRILGFIRDMLFARIFGVDSGTDAFFVAFKIPNFLRRLFAEGAFAQSFVPVLSDYKEQGGREALKAFIDRTGGTLALVLMLVTILGVVGAPVLITIFAPGFLWEGEQYDLAVQMLRITFPYLFFISSVAFAGGILNSHDKFAVPAFTPVFLNLCMIAAAIWLSPLMPDPVVALAWGVFAAGVVQLLFQFPALLRLGLVPRLRFGFYDAGVKRIMKLMLPAIFGVSITQINLLLDTLIASFLATGSVSWLYYSDRLVEFPLGVFGIALATVILPSLSKNHAADQQEEFSRSLDWGLRLVLLIGMPAALGLFLLAEPMLSTLFQYHEFGRDDVQMAGLSLRAYAIGLLGFILVKVLVPGFTSRKDTKTPVRYGIYAMIANMAMNVALVFPLAHAGLALATSLGAFFNASLLLSRLLKEKVYRPGRRWRIFILRIILANEIMAVFLYRLVDAELWFGWGAEQRVMNLAAWIGLGALVYALALLLSGFRFRHLSAR from the coding sequence TTGAGTAGGCAATTGTTCAAATCCACCGCTATTGTCAGTAGCATGACCATGATTTCGCGGATATTGGGATTCATTCGGGACATGTTGTTTGCCCGTATCTTTGGAGTAGACTCCGGCACCGATGCTTTTTTTGTCGCCTTTAAGATTCCCAACTTCTTACGCCGTCTGTTTGCCGAAGGGGCCTTTGCGCAATCCTTCGTGCCGGTCTTGTCCGATTACAAGGAGCAGGGCGGGCGCGAGGCCTTGAAGGCGTTTATCGATCGTACCGGCGGTACGCTGGCCCTAGTTCTTATGCTAGTGACCATCCTCGGCGTGGTCGGCGCGCCGGTGCTGATTACGATTTTTGCTCCCGGTTTTTTATGGGAGGGAGAGCAATACGATTTGGCCGTACAGATGCTGCGCATTACTTTTCCCTATCTGTTTTTTATTTCCTCGGTGGCCTTTGCCGGCGGCATTCTGAACTCGCATGACAAGTTCGCGGTGCCGGCGTTCACGCCGGTATTTCTCAACCTGTGCATGATCGCTGCGGCAATCTGGTTGTCGCCGCTGATGCCCGATCCGGTTGTGGCGCTGGCCTGGGGCGTGTTCGCCGCCGGCGTGGTGCAATTGCTGTTTCAATTTCCGGCCTTGCTGCGGTTGGGGTTGGTGCCTAGACTGCGGTTCGGGTTTTACGATGCCGGCGTCAAACGGATCATGAAATTGATGCTGCCGGCTATATTCGGCGTTTCCATCACCCAAATCAACTTATTGCTGGATACTCTGATCGCTTCGTTTCTGGCGACCGGTAGCGTATCCTGGCTGTATTATTCGGATCGCCTGGTGGAATTCCCGCTGGGCGTGTTCGGCATTGCCCTGGCTACCGTGATTCTGCCAAGTTTGTCGAAAAACCATGCCGCCGACCAGCAGGAAGAATTCTCCCGGTCGCTGGACTGGGGTTTGAGGCTGGTGTTGTTGATCGGAATGCCGGCAGCGCTGGGCTTGTTTTTATTGGCCGAACCGATGCTGTCGACGTTGTTCCAATATCATGAATTCGGCCGCGACGATGTGCAGATGGCTGGGCTCAGCCTGCGAGCCTATGCCATCGGCTTACTGGGATTTATCCTGGTCAAGGTGTTGGTGCCGGGTTTTACTTCGCGCAAGGATACCAAGACGCCGGTGCGTTACGGCATCTATGCGATGATCGCCAATATGGCGATGAATGTCGCCTTGGTTTTTCCGTTGGCCCATGCCGGGTTGGCCTTAGCGACTTCGCTGGGTGCGTTTTTTAACGCTTCGCTGTTATTGTCTCGGTTACTCAAAGAAAAAGTTTACCGGCCGGGCAGGCGCTGGCGGATCTTTATCTTGCGCATCATACTGGCCAATGAAATCATGGCCGTATTCCTGTATCGCTTGGTCGATGCCGAGCTCTGGTTCGGCTGGGGGGCGGAGCAACGCGTCATGAATTTGGCTGCCTGGATCGGGTTGGGCGCGCTGGTCTATGCGTTGGCTTTGCTGCTGTCCGGTTTCCGCTTCAGGCATTTGTCGGCAAGATAA
- the rpmA gene encoding 50S ribosomal protein L27, translating into MAHKKAGGSTRNGRDSNAQRLGVKRFGGQEVKAGNILVRQRGTKFHAGDNVGIGKDHTLFATADGKVVFEVKGPKNRKYISIAAA; encoded by the coding sequence ATGGCTCATAAGAAGGCGGGTGGTAGTACCCGAAACGGACGTGATTCCAATGCCCAGCGTTTGGGCGTTAAACGCTTTGGCGGCCAGGAGGTAAAAGCCGGCAATATTTTGGTTCGTCAACGCGGTACTAAATTCCATGCTGGCGACAACGTCGGAATAGGCAAGGATCATACCTTGTTTGCCACTGCGGACGGTAAAGTGGTTTTTGAAGTGAAAGGTCCCAAAAACCGCAAGTACATCAGTATTGCGGCCGCATAA
- a CDS encoding methyl-accepting chemotaxis protein has protein sequence MKITHISRLVTLGLALVIVFFIAAVSWSLSHLSEAFRMVEKYGQLKTQVTRNVQIPINAYLDSGDATLLSEVEANIQELAAKASREDALSPRARKVFGELLQAIRQTVVVDLRAAGKMADPQVLLINNENQLADEIAILQSYVGRSSNVDAASRRMYFETLGEMQFALQRLATTRQSYFSSQSDAALKTVEIYLQELEEKSVQLADYPSLGVYKQQDQGDEMADLLGWNGASEDRQEDAGMEHKAELASLIARYPKELHNARKFIERKIAGRTATDEKMSDLQHRLEQLGQSITMDYQATESSLYVMVVVCLSLIVGIGVAMLLLLRHIAMIINHTSTYLHKLATGDLSSSFVVCGKITEVAQLNHAVAQLKSYFERLIGNIDQETATLNRCRQAVIEGGRQMERIVAGQQELSVAAAEQMNQLLLSFQDVARNAGETHGATTQAQEGIEGGLEHMRGTRTQVNELAMVTEETAASLRQLQHDVEAIEGVLGVIQGFTEQTNLLALNAAIEAARAGEHGRGFAVVADEVRKLASHTAASAGEIQYLLEKLNSATRQTAGYMQKQQRAATLGVQAVEAVSQVFAAIHAAINDIHEKNALIAAAAEQQSAVAEEVAQGIRHSADAAGDSLVEAQKNKVSASELTKVGDNLQALVSQFMIH, from the coding sequence ATGAAAATAACGCATATCTCTCGTTTGGTAACGCTCGGTCTTGCCCTAGTGATCGTCTTTTTTATCGCCGCCGTCAGTTGGTCTTTAAGCCATCTCAGCGAAGCCTTCCGCATGGTGGAAAAATATGGGCAACTGAAAACCCAAGTGACAAGAAATGTCCAGATTCCGATCAATGCTTACCTCGATTCCGGCGATGCGACTTTATTGAGTGAGGTCGAGGCCAATATTCAGGAACTGGCCGCGAAGGCAAGCCGGGAGGATGCCTTATCGCCCAGGGCGCGCAAGGTCTTCGGGGAGCTGTTGCAAGCGATCCGGCAGACCGTGGTCGTCGACTTGCGCGCGGCCGGGAAAATGGCCGATCCGCAGGTTTTATTGATCAATAATGAAAACCAGTTAGCGGATGAAATTGCCATATTGCAAAGTTATGTTGGGCGATCGAGCAATGTAGATGCGGCAAGCAGGAGGATGTATTTTGAGACGTTGGGGGAGATGCAGTTTGCGCTGCAACGCCTGGCAACAACACGGCAAAGCTATTTCAGTAGTCAGAGCGATGCCGCTTTAAAGACGGTTGAAATCTATCTGCAGGAGCTGGAGGAGAAGTCGGTCCAGTTGGCTGATTATCCGTCTCTTGGCGTCTACAAACAACAGGATCAAGGCGATGAAATGGCCGATTTGTTGGGATGGAATGGGGCGAGTGAGGATCGGCAAGAAGATGCCGGTATGGAGCATAAAGCCGAACTGGCGTCATTGATCGCTCGGTATCCCAAGGAATTGCACAATGCGCGGAAATTCATCGAGCGCAAGATTGCCGGCCGCACGGCTACGGACGAAAAAATGTCGGATCTGCAGCATCGGCTTGAACAATTGGGGCAATCGATCACGATGGATTATCAGGCCACAGAAAGCAGTTTATACGTCATGGTTGTCGTTTGTTTATCGCTGATCGTTGGAATCGGAGTGGCGATGCTGTTGCTGCTGCGACATATTGCGATGATTATCAATCACACCAGTACGTATCTGCATAAACTTGCCACAGGCGATTTGAGCTCATCGTTTGTCGTGTGCGGCAAGATCACCGAAGTCGCTCAGCTTAACCATGCGGTGGCGCAATTAAAAAGCTATTTCGAGCGCTTGATCGGCAATATCGATCAGGAGACCGCCACTTTGAACCGATGCCGCCAGGCCGTCATCGAGGGCGGCCGGCAAATGGAGCGGATCGTGGCTGGACAGCAGGAGCTGAGTGTCGCTGCAGCGGAGCAAATGAATCAGTTGTTGCTTTCGTTTCAGGATGTCGCCCGCAATGCGGGCGAGACACATGGTGCGACGACTCAGGCACAGGAAGGTATCGAAGGCGGGCTCGAACACATGCGCGGCACGCGGACGCAAGTAAACGAGCTGGCGATGGTGACAGAGGAAACCGCGGCATCCCTGCGGCAGTTGCAGCATGATGTCGAAGCCATTGAGGGCGTCTTGGGCGTGATTCAGGGATTCACCGAACAGACCAATTTACTGGCCTTGAATGCCGCGATCGAAGCGGCTCGCGCCGGAGAGCATGGGCGAGGCTTTGCCGTGGTCGCCGATGAGGTGCGTAAGCTAGCTTCGCACACTGCTGCGTCGGCCGGCGAGATACAGTATTTGCTGGAAAAGCTCAATAGCGCGACCCGTCAGACGGCCGGGTATATGCAAAAACAACAGCGGGCGGCGACTCTCGGCGTGCAAGCGGTCGAGGCGGTCAGCCAGGTTTTTGCCGCCATCCACGCCGCGATAAACGACATCCACGAGAAAAATGCTTTGATCGCAGCGGCGGCGGAACAGCAGTCGGCGGTGGCCGAGGAGGTTGCTCAGGGTATTCGTCATAGCGCTGACGCGGCCGGCGATTCCTTGGTTGAGGCGCAGAAAAACAAAGTCAGCGCCAGTGAGTTGACTAAAGTCGGCGACAATTTACAGGCTTTGGTCAGCCAGTTCATGATCCATTAG
- the cgtA gene encoding Obg family GTPase CgtA, giving the protein MKFVDEAEIRVEAGDGGNGIATFRREKFIPMGGPDGGDGGDGGSVYLVAAENVNTLADFRYHSVHRAQRGQNGMARNCTGRKGEDCFVHVPPGTVVYEAETDEKIGDLTKAGERLLVAKGGFHGLGNTRFKSSVNRAPQQFTKGSPGEQRVLRLELMVIADVGLLGMPNAGKSSLIRAVSSARPKVADYPFTTLHPNLGVVKVDDLRSFVIADIPGVIEGAAEGAGLGLQFLRHLSRTGLLLHVIDVAPYESMEAPVEAAHKIIHELEQWSDELADKPRWLVLNKIDRLPENEVDGHCRRIVEELGWQGPVYIISALKKQGTQELMYAIMDYLEQQRQAQDE; this is encoded by the coding sequence ATGAAATTTGTAGATGAAGCGGAAATTCGGGTGGAAGCGGGTGACGGTGGCAACGGCATCGCGACATTCCGCCGGGAAAAATTTATTCCGATGGGCGGGCCGGACGGCGGCGACGGCGGCGATGGCGGCAGCGTTTATCTGGTTGCGGCCGAGAACGTCAATACGTTGGCGGATTTTCGTTATCATTCCGTACACCGGGCTCAGCGCGGCCAAAACGGCATGGCGCGTAATTGTACCGGGCGCAAGGGCGAAGACTGTTTCGTCCATGTGCCGCCGGGAACGGTGGTTTACGAGGCGGAGACCGACGAAAAAATCGGCGATCTGACCAAGGCGGGGGAACGCTTGTTGGTGGCGAAAGGGGGGTTCCACGGCCTAGGCAATACCCGTTTTAAAAGCAGTGTCAATCGGGCGCCGCAACAGTTCACCAAGGGCTCGCCGGGCGAGCAGCGGGTGTTGCGGCTGGAGTTGATGGTGATCGCCGATGTTGGGTTGTTGGGGATGCCGAATGCCGGCAAGTCCAGCTTGATCCGGGCGGTATCGTCGGCGCGGCCCAAGGTGGCGGACTATCCTTTTACTACGCTGCATCCCAATCTAGGCGTGGTCAAGGTCGACGATCTGCGCAGCTTTGTGATCGCCGATATTCCGGGAGTTATCGAGGGGGCCGCAGAAGGCGCCGGCCTGGGATTGCAGTTTCTGCGGCATTTGTCCAGGACCGGACTGCTGCTGCATGTAATCGACGTGGCGCCTTACGAAAGCATGGAGGCGCCGGTAGAGGCGGCTCATAAAATCATCCATGAGCTCGAACAGTGGAGTGATGAATTGGCGGACAAGCCTCGTTGGTTGGTATTGAACAAAATCGACCGCTTGCCCGAGAACGAGGTTGACGGGCATTGCCGCCGAATTGTGGAGGAGTTGGGTTGGCAGGGTCCGGTTTATATCATTTCGGCCTTAAAAAAACAGGGTACGCAGGAATTGATGTACGCGATCATGGATTATTTGGAGCAGCAGCGTCAGGCGCAAGATGAATAG
- a CDS encoding YggT family protein, translating to MGTSYMTDPFIFLIDTLFSLYILAVVLRFLLQWTNADFYNPVSQFLVKVTHPPLKIMRRYIPSVGRIDSSSLVLAILLQMTADFSILAIKGLMVSFPALMILSLTQLISLFLNVFIFAIFARAILSWFDPGHYNVASSILYSLTEPVLNICRKVVPDLGGIDLSPLVGLVLLQLAKMIILPPLQQLASLIG from the coding sequence ATGGGAACTTCATATATGACCGATCCATTCATTTTTTTGATCGATACCCTGTTTTCCCTTTACATTTTAGCGGTGGTTTTGCGTTTTTTATTGCAATGGACCAATGCGGATTTTTACAATCCGGTTTCTCAGTTCCTGGTCAAAGTGACGCATCCGCCATTGAAGATCATGCGGCGCTATATTCCTTCGGTCGGCCGGATTGATAGTTCTTCCCTGGTTTTGGCAATCTTGTTGCAGATGACCGCAGATTTTTCCATCCTGGCTATCAAGGGGTTGATGGTCAGTTTTCCGGCATTGATGATCTTGTCGCTGACGCAGCTGATATCCTTGTTTCTCAATGTTTTCATCTTCGCTATTTTTGCCCGCGCGATACTGAGTTGGTTCGATCCTGGACACTACAATGTGGCGTCATCGATACTTTATAGCTTGACCGAGCCGGTGCTGAATATTTGCCGGAAAGTCGTGCCTGACCTGGGCGGGATCGATTTGTCGCCGCTGGTGGGCTTGGTATTGCTGCAATTGGCGAAGATGATTATTTTGCCGCCGTTGCAGCAATTGGCCAGTTTGATCGGTTAA
- the rpsT gene encoding 30S ribosomal protein S20 — translation MANSPQARKRARQAEKSRVLNAGQRSNLRTFIKKVIAAVNAGDKEQAQAALKTAVPVIDSAVNKGLIHKNKAARNKSRLNAKVRTMA, via the coding sequence ATGGCTAATTCACCACAAGCTAGAAAAAGAGCGCGCCAGGCTGAGAAAAGCCGTGTTCTCAACGCGGGACAACGCAGCAATTTACGCACTTTCATCAAAAAAGTTATCGCCGCTGTCAACGCCGGCGACAAAGAGCAGGCTCAAGCCGCTTTAAAAACAGCTGTACCCGTTATCGATTCAGCTGTTAACAAAGGCCTTATCCACAAAAACAAGGCGGCCCGCAACAAGAGCCGGCTTAACGCGAAAGTTCGCACCATGGCCTAA
- the proC gene encoding pyrroline-5-carboxylate reductase, whose product MKTKAIGFIGGGNMAASLIKGLIDSGHSPKQIWVSDINSDTLQALAAKLKVNVTRDNATVVNEADVVVLAVKPQVLREVAAGVAALAQQNKVLVVSIAAGISQLSLSQWLGEQVAIVRCMPNTPALVLTGATALHANEKVSDEQKDLAENILRAVGLTLWVDNECELDAVTAVSGSGPAYYFLLMEAMEKAAQELGLSEHMARLLVQQTALGAAKIALESSESPAQLRARVTSPGGTTQQAIEMFQQGEFVSLVSKAMHAARDRAVEMSKELGEK is encoded by the coding sequence ATGAAAACAAAAGCAATTGGATTTATCGGCGGCGGTAACATGGCCGCCAGTTTGATAAAGGGGTTGATCGATAGCGGGCATTCGCCAAAGCAAATCTGGGTGTCGGATATTAATTCCGATACGTTGCAAGCGCTGGCCGCTAAATTGAAGGTTAATGTGACCCGTGATAACGCTACCGTGGTCAATGAAGCGGATGTCGTCGTACTCGCGGTCAAGCCTCAGGTGTTGCGCGAGGTTGCGGCCGGCGTCGCGGCGTTGGCGCAACAAAATAAGGTGTTGGTGGTGTCGATCGCGGCCGGCATCAGCCAGCTCAGTTTGTCGCAGTGGCTGGGCGAGCAGGTGGCCATCGTGCGCTGCATGCCGAATACACCGGCACTGGTGTTGACGGGAGCGACCGCGTTGCATGCCAACGAAAAAGTCAGCGATGAACAGAAAGATTTGGCGGAAAATATCTTGCGCGCCGTCGGGTTGACCTTGTGGGTCGATAACGAATGCGAATTGGATGCGGTGACGGCCGTATCGGGGAGCGGCCCGGCGTATTACTTCTTGCTCATGGAGGCGATGGAAAAGGCGGCGCAGGAATTGGGGCTTAGCGAACACATGGCCCGCTTGTTGGTCCAGCAAACGGCGTTGGGGGCGGCTAAAATCGCGTTGGAATCATCCGAATCGCCGGCACAACTGCGGGCCCGGGTTACCTCGCCGGGAGGAACGACGCAACAGGCCATCGAAATGTTTCAACAAGGCGAATTCGTATCATTGGTTTCCAAAGCGATGCATGCGGCCAGAGACAGAGCGGTCGAGATGTCTAAAGAATTAGGGGAGAAATAA
- a CDS encoding DUF4136 domain-containing protein, whose amino-acid sequence MRRLLLLPVLLMLTSCATVNVDVDYDDAADFTHLYQYAWLEDKPPVSGNKLLDSNTLMHDRIHAGIDQWFKEHGYLKGDPKEADFLVLYRMVVENKTRVTVLNPYYDYPYSWRFGYRRGFYSSFAWSYYPEQRVYEYQRGTLVIDIVDPHSKKLMWRGMSYEDISPYTTQKKKQRYVDRAIKSILSRFPPLQNGDK is encoded by the coding sequence ATGAGAAGATTACTTTTGTTGCCTGTGCTACTGATGCTGACTTCATGCGCCACTGTCAATGTTGATGTTGATTACGACGATGCGGCCGATTTTACCCATTTGTATCAGTATGCTTGGTTGGAGGACAAACCGCCGGTTTCCGGCAATAAGCTGCTCGATAGCAATACCTTGATGCATGACCGTATTCATGCCGGTATCGATCAGTGGTTTAAGGAACATGGTTATTTGAAAGGCGATCCGAAGGAAGCCGATTTTCTGGTTCTCTACCGGATGGTCGTGGAGAACAAAACCAGAGTCACCGTGCTGAATCCTTATTACGATTATCCGTACAGTTGGCGCTTCGGTTACCGGCGCGGATTTTATTCTTCGTTCGCCTGGAGTTATTATCCTGAGCAGCGCGTTTACGAGTATCAGCGCGGTACCTTGGTGATAGATATTGTCGACCCGCACAGCAAAAAGTTGATGTGGCGAGGTATGTCCTATGAGGATATCAGTCCGTATACGACACAGAAGAAAAAACAGCGCTATGTCGATCGGGCCATTAAATCGATCTTGTCGCGTTTCCCGCCATTACAAAATGGCGACAAATAA
- the proB gene encoding glutamate 5-kinase — translation MNRADFVKTKRIVVKIGSSLLTNGGQGLNKPAITSWVAQMAQLRAQGKDVVLVSSGSVAEGMSRLKLKSRPETLHELQAAASVGQMGLVRNFENKFQAHGLLTAQVLLTHDDLSDRKRYLNARSTLLTLLEFGVVPVINENDAVATDEIRFGDNDTLGALVANLVEAELLIILTDQTGLYDSDPGINAGAKLIACASVNDRTLDEVAGGSRSGLGRGGMYTKVRAARLAARSGAGTVIVSGQLPDVITEVVAGAELGTFLRPDIAPMAARKRWLAGQLQSKGRLVLDDGAVRILQSAGKSLLAVGVKSVKGGFRRGDLVSCVDAQGVEIARGLINYNSEEVVKVAGKPSSQFETLLGYADEEELIHRDNMVLIR, via the coding sequence ATGAATAGAGCTGATTTCGTCAAGACGAAACGAATCGTCGTTAAAATTGGTAGTTCCTTGTTGACCAATGGTGGGCAAGGATTGAACAAGCCGGCCATTACTTCCTGGGTGGCGCAGATGGCGCAACTCAGGGCGCAGGGCAAGGATGTGGTGCTGGTGTCGTCCGGTTCCGTGGCGGAAGGCATGAGCCGCCTGAAATTAAAGTCCCGCCCGGAAACCCTGCATGAATTGCAGGCGGCGGCTTCGGTCGGGCAGATGGGGTTGGTGCGGAATTTTGAGAACAAGTTTCAGGCGCATGGCTTGCTGACGGCCCAAGTTTTGTTGACCCACGACGACTTGTCCGATCGTAAGCGCTATCTGAATGCGCGCAGTACTCTGTTGACGCTGTTGGAGTTTGGCGTCGTGCCGGTGATCAATGAAAACGATGCGGTCGCCACCGATGAAATTCGATTCGGCGATAATGATACGCTAGGCGCGTTGGTCGCCAATCTGGTCGAGGCCGAGTTGTTGATCATTTTGACTGACCAGACCGGCTTGTATGATTCAGACCCTGGTATCAATGCCGGTGCCAAATTGATTGCTTGCGCTAGCGTCAACGATCGAACATTGGATGAGGTTGCGGGGGGCAGTCGCAGCGGCCTGGGGCGCGGCGGGATGTATACTAAGGTCAGGGCGGCGCGCTTGGCAGCGAGATCCGGTGCCGGCACCGTCATCGTTTCGGGGCAATTGCCGGATGTCATCACCGAGGTGGTTGCGGGAGCTGAGTTGGGGACGTTCTTGAGGCCCGACATCGCGCCGATGGCGGCGAGAAAGCGCTGGCTGGCGGGACAGTTGCAAAGCAAGGGGCGCTTGGTGCTGGACGATGGAGCAGTGCGTATTTTGCAAAGCGCCGGTAAAAGCTTGCTGGCCGTCGGCGTGAAATCGGTAAAGGGGGGGTTTAGGCGTGGCGACTTGGTCAGTTGCGTGGACGCTCAGGGAGTCGAGATTGCGCGTGGCCTGATTAATTATAATTCGGAGGAGGTCGTGAAGGTCGCCGGCAAGCCGAGTTCGCAATTTGAAACATTGTTGGGCTATGCCGATGAAGAGGAGTTGATACACCGCGATAATATGGTGCTGATCAGGTAA
- the ispB gene encoding octaprenyl diphosphate synthase — protein MAVEDSLNASAPIDFNSIKNLTVAEAKAVDQLIIDELSSDVVLINQMSHYIIGSGGKRLRPMLLLLAAKALGEVTHNHLVMAAVIEFIHTATLLHDDVVDESELRRGKDSANAVWGNAASVLVGDYLYSSAFEMMVGTNNMRVMEILSKTTTAIAEGEVLQLLNCNNPETTEEKYLEVIARKTAILFSAATRLAAVLSGADTETEEALATYGQELGVAFQLIDDALDYKANSEDLGKNLGDDLAEGKPTLPLIHAIQHGSQQQADVVVNAIKQGSREAFAEVYEIVKATNAIEYTEHCADEAAQKAINALTRLPETQYKEALESLARFSVQRDH, from the coding sequence ATGGCAGTAGAAGATTCACTCAACGCTTCGGCACCCATTGACTTTAATTCAATCAAAAACCTGACGGTAGCCGAGGCAAAAGCGGTTGACCAGCTGATTATCGACGAACTGAGCTCCGATGTCGTCCTCATTAACCAAATGAGCCATTACATCATCGGCAGCGGCGGCAAAAGGCTGCGTCCGATGTTGCTGTTGCTCGCCGCCAAGGCGTTGGGGGAAGTCACCCATAACCACCTGGTCATGGCGGCCGTGATCGAATTCATCCATACCGCGACTTTGCTGCACGACGATGTCGTCGACGAATCGGAACTGAGGCGCGGCAAGGATTCCGCCAACGCCGTCTGGGGCAACGCCGCTAGTGTGCTGGTCGGCGATTATCTTTATTCCAGCGCCTTCGAGATGATGGTCGGCACCAACAACATGCGGGTCATGGAGATTTTATCCAAGACCACGACCGCCATCGCCGAGGGCGAGGTCTTGCAATTGCTGAATTGCAACAACCCTGAAACCACCGAAGAAAAGTATCTGGAAGTCATCGCCCGCAAAACCGCCATCTTGTTTAGCGCCGCGACCCGCCTCGCCGCGGTTCTCTCCGGCGCCGACACAGAAACCGAGGAGGCATTAGCAACCTACGGCCAGGAATTGGGCGTCGCTTTCCAATTGATCGACGATGCGCTGGATTACAAGGCCAATAGTGAAGACTTGGGCAAAAATCTGGGCGACGATCTGGCCGAAGGAAAGCCGACGCTGCCACTGATCCATGCCATCCAACACGGCAGCCAGCAACAGGCCGACGTGGTCGTCAACGCAATCAAGCAGGGCTCACGCGAAGCTTTCGCCGAGGTCTATGAAATCGTCAAGGCGACCAACGCCATCGAATACACCGAGCACTGCGCCGACGAAGCCGCGCAAAAAGCCATCAACGCCCTAACGCGCCTACCCGAGACTCAATATAAAGAGGCGCTAGAGTCACTAGCCCGCTTTTCGGTACAACGGGACCACTAA